CAACCAGGTGGAATACCTGATCCGGGGCCGGGGCTTCCTGGAATCCGTGTCGGATATCGAGGAGACGGTGGTCAGGCAGACCGGAAACGTGCCGCTGCGGGTGCGGGACGTGGCGCATGTCAGCACGGGGCCCGCGATGCGGCGCGGCGCGCTCGACAAGGATGGCGCGGAGGCCGTGGGGGGCGTGGTGGTGGCGCGGTACGGGGCCAACCCGCTTCAGGTCATCAAGAACGTGAAGGCGAAAATCGACGAAATCGCCGGGGGGCTGCCCGAGAAGCCGCTGATCGATTTCTCGACGGCGCCGCGGGAGACGGTGGCGGCCTTCGCGGCGTCGGAGGGCTTTGCGGGGTTCGACGGCGCGCTGGTGAACGACGAGGCGTGGCTCGATTGGATGCGCGCTACGGGCCGCGGCGCCTGGCCGGCGTGGCTGACGCTGAGCAAGGTGACGGTTGTCCCCTTCTACGATCGCACGGGCCTGATCTACGAGACGCTGGGCACGCTCAACAGCGCGCTGGTGCTGCAAATCCTGGTGACGATCATCGTGGTGATCGTGATGGTCAGGCATTTGCGCAGTTCGTTGCTCATTGCGTCCGTCCTGCCCCTGGCCGTGTTGCTCACCTTCATGGCGATGAAGCAGTTCGGGGTGGATGCGAATATTGTCGCGCTGTCCGGGATCGCGATTGCCATCGGGACGATGGTGGACATGGGCGTCATCCTCTGCGAGAACATGCTCAAGCACCTGGAGGGCGCGAAACCCGGCGAGAACCGCCTCCACATCATCTACCGCGCCACCAGCGAGGTGGGCAGCGCGGTGGTGACCGCGGTATCCACCACGGTGGTGAGCTTTCTGCCGGTCTTCACGATGATCGGCGCGGAGGGCAAACTGTTTCAGCCGCTGGCGTTCACCAAGACCTTCGCGCTCGCGGCGTCGGTACTGGTCGCGTTGACGATCATTCCCACGCTGGGCTACGTGATCATCGGCAAGCGGATTGGCGTCCGGTCGCTGCGCTTGGCTGCCGATGTGCTGATCGTGATCGCCGGCGCGATTACCTGGATGGCCGGCGTGCCCTGGGCGGGGCCGGTCGCCGTGGCGCTGGGGCTACTCCTGCTTGCGGGCGAGTTCGCGCCGCCGCTGGCGTACCGCGCCGGTTCGTGGTGCGTGAACCTGCTGGCCGCCTTCGCGGTCGGCTGGTTGCTCACCGCCGCGTGGATGCCGTTGGGCGCGGACCACACGCTGCTGGAGAACGGCCTGTTCGTGCTTGGCGCCGTGGGCGGCCTGCTGGTCACCGTGCTGATCTTCCAGCGGATCTATGTTCCGCTGCTGCGCTTCTTCCTGGCCCACAAAATTACCTATCTCGTCCTGCCCGCGACGATCATTCTGCTTGGGCTCAGCGCGTGGCTGGGCGCGGGGCGCACGCTCGCCTTCCTGCCGGAGTCCTGGAAGCAGGGGCCGGTCTACGAGAAGGTCTACCACGCGTTTCCCGGGCTTGGGAAGGAGTTCATGCCGAGCCTGGATGAGGGTTCCTTCCTCTACATGCCGACCACCATGCCGCACGCGGGCATTTCGGCGGCGCTGGACATGATTTCGTACCAGGACCAGGCGATCGCCGCCATCCCGGAAGTGGAGAACGTGGTGGGGAAGATCGGGCGCGTGGAAAGCGCGCTGGACCCCGCGCCGATCGGCATGGTGGAGACGGTGATTAACTACAAGCCGGAGTACGCGCTCGACAGGAACGGATCCCGCGTACGCTACCGTTACGACGCCGAGACGGAGGCCTTCGAGCGGGATGAGCACGGGGCCCTTATCGAGGATCCGCGCGGCCGTCCGTACCGGCAGTGGCGCGCCCACATTAAGTCGCCCGACGACATCTGGAAGGAGATCGTGGACGCCGCGCAGTATCCCGGCGCCACGAGCGCGCCCATGCTCCAGCCGATCGCGGCGCGGCTGGTGATGTTGCAGAGCGGCATGCGCGCGCCCATGGGCGTGAAAGTGAAGGGGCCCGACCTGGAGACGATCGAGCGGGTCGGCCTGGAGATCGAGGCGCTGCTCAAGGAGGTTCCGGGCGTCGCGCCGGCCACGGTCATCGCGGATCGCATCGTGGGCAAGCCCTACCTGGAAATCGATGTGGACCGCGAGGCCACCGCGCGCTACGGGTTGGATGTGCGCGGCGTGCAGGACATGATCGAGATGGCCATTGGCGGCGAGCGGCTGACGACGACGGTGGAAGGCCGCGAGCGCTATCCGGTGCGCGTGCGCTACCAGCGCGAACTGCGCGATTCCATCGAGGCCATCGACGTGCTGCCGGTATCGCTGCCAAATGGCGAGCATATTCCGCTGTCGCAGGTCGCCAGCATCCGCTACGTGCGCGGGCCGGAAACCATCAAGAGCGAGGATACCTTCCTGCTGGGCTATGTGTTGCTCGACAAGGAGCCGGGATACGCCGAGGTGGATGTGGTCGAGAACGCGCAGGCGTTGCTGCGCGAGCGCCTGGCGTCCGGCGCGTGGCGGTTGCCGCCGGGCGTGAGCTATACCTTCGCGGGGTCCTACGAAAACCAGCTCCGCGCCCAGAAGACGCTGTCCTTCGTGCTGCCGCTGTCCCTGTTTGTGATCTTTCTGATCCTGTATCTCCAGTTTCGCGACACCGTGGTGACGGGACTCATATTCAGCGGGATCGCGGTCTGCTGGGCGGGCGGATTCATCCTGATGTGGCTCTACGGCCAGCCGTGGTTCCTCGATTTCGAGGTGGCCGGGGTGCACATGCGCACGCTGTTTCAGATCAATCCCGTCAACCTCAGCGTGGCGGTTTGGGTCGGCTTCCTGGCGCTGTTTGGCATCGCCACGGACGACGGCGTCATGATCGCCACCTACGTCAAGCAGCACCTGGCGGAGGCCGCCCCGAAAAGCGTTGCGGAAATCCGCGAAGCGGTTGTGCGGGCCGGCGAGCGCCGCATCCGGGCGTGCCTGATGACCACCGCGACCACCGTGCTGGCGCTGCTTCCCGTGCTGACGTCAACCGGCCGTGGCTCGGACATCATGGTGCCCATGGCCATTCCCTCCTTCGGCGGAATGGCGCTGGAACTATTCACCCTCTTCCTCGTGCCCGTGTTGTATTGCTGGGTCGAGGAAGCGCGGTTTCACGGGCGGCGCGCGGCGGCGCGCCTGGCCGGGAAAGGAGACGAGCCATGAACTTCGCCGTCTTAATGTTGGCGGCCATCGCGGGGTTGTCCGCGACGGCGGCCCCGGAAATGGCGGCGCCCGAAGCGGCCCCGCCCCTCGACCGCGCGCACCGCGCCGACAACACCGAACTCGCCGGCTATATCGAGGAGGCGGTGGCGCGGAACCCGGAATTGCAGGCGCTGCACGCGCGCTGGCTTGCGGCGCTGCAACGCGTCCCGCAGGCGCGCAGCCTGGACGATCCCATGTTCCGCTTCAGCTACTTTGTGAAGAGCCCGGGCAAGGACTTTCAGCTGGTTCTCGGACAGACCTTTCCCTGGTTTGGCACGCTGCGCGCCCGGGCGGATGAAGCGGCGCACGAGGCGGAGGCGGCCTTTGCGCGCATGCTGGTTGCGCGCAACCGGATTGTGCTGGACACGAAGCTCGCCTACTACGAGCTCGCGGCGCTGGACGCGACCGAGTCCATCCTGGAGGCGGAGAGCGCGTTGCGCGGCGAACTGGAGAAACTGGCGCGCGAACGCTACGCGCTGGGCATGGAGATGCAGGACGACGTCCTCCGCCTGGAGAACGAGCGCGAGAGCCAGTACGATCAGTTACTTTCGCTACGGGAGCGGCGCCCATCGGTGGCCGCGGCGCTCAACGAGGCGGCGGGCCGTGATCTGCTGGCCGAGGTGGCGCCGCCATCCGAAATCGAGGCGCCGCCCGCGCCGCCGGAAGCGCCGGATATCGCCGCGCTGATCCAGCGGATGCACCCGGAACTGCGCGAACTCGAAGCCCTGGCCGACGCCGCGGCGGCCGGTGTAGTCGTGGCGCGGAAAATGGGATATCCCGAGATCGCGCTGGAGACCATGTACGAGTTCGGCAGGAACCCGGGCAGCGCGGGCATGGATCCGCTCGCCCCGGGCCGGATCGGGACCTACCGCCGCCTGGCGGAGACCGCGCTGGGCCGGACGCCCTTTAATCCGGCCGACACCGCGATGGATCTCTATGATCTCGGCTATCGCGAATCGATGAAGGCCGAGGACGAGTGGTCGATCACCCTGGGCCTGAGCCTGCCCATCTGGCGCAAGAAGGTGCGCGCCGGCGTGGCGGAGGCGGAGCAGGAGGTGCGCGCCATTGAGTTCGAACAGGCGGCAGTACGGCGGCGGCTGGAGCGCGAAGTGCACGGCGCGCTCTTCCGTATGCGCGACGCGGAGCGGCAGTACCGGCTAGTGCGGGAGCGCCTGCACCCCACGGCCGCGCGGACCACGGCCATCGTGCGCGAGCGCTACGCCTCGGGAGACCTGGACACCGTGCTCGCCGAAGTGCTGATGGCCACCGGCGACGAGTTTGCTATAGACAGGATGGGCGTCGAATTGCTGCGCGCGTGGCGATCCGCGTCGGCGGAAGTCGAGTTCCTGCTCGGCGGTCCCTGGGAGTAGACGGCGGATGCGCGGAAGAAGCAAGACGGTGGCTGCAACCAACAGTAGTGAACCGCGAATGGACGCGAATGAACGCGAATAGTAATTGTGGTAACACTTTAGCCGTTTGAAGTAGGGCGTTCGCCGATTCGAGATTCCTTACCTACACTGGATGTATTCGTCATTCCCGCGAAGGCGGGAATCCAGAGGGTTTGCGAGGTTAACGTTGCATGGTCTCTGGATCCCCACTTTCGTGGGGATGACGGTTTAACTGGTGCGGACGCCTCAAGAGCTACACGTTAGTGCGGAGGTCCTACAGCGTCATTCCCGCGAAAGCGGGAATCCAGTGGAGTTCGGAGGTTTGTGCGATCGCGTTGCTGGATCCCCGCGTTCGCGGGGATGACGGATCTGGTCGTTCCTTCCATAGTGTAGAGTGAGTTAAGTATATCGACAGGCCATCATACACGAATGACGAATACATCCCGTGTAAATGGGGCGTCTCGTATCGGCGAACGCCCTACTTCAGACGGCTAAAGAATTACCGCGAATAGAACAGACGCCCGCAAAGATTCGCGGCGGTACAGCCACGTCGTGGCGGTATATTGCAGCGTTGCGTGGTCGCGCGCGCTTTCCTCCCCGCGGGGTGGGTTCCCCGGAATAGCCGCCCCGGGGGCCGTGCGGGATTCCGCCCAGACGCAATGAGGTCCGATCCCCCAGGGCAATCGCATTTAGACTCGCTTTCGGTATATGGGCGTAAACTTGAGTCGATTTGGAACCTTGAATCAACGATCGTGAGCGTTTTGGAGCGCCGGCATCTGTGCCGGCAAGGTCCGGGATTCGCCGCAGGCGAAATGCCAGCGCTCCAATATGCGCCCTTTTTAACATTGAAGGTGGTTCATGTGGCGCTCGGCTCGAGTTGGAAGATTAAATGCAATTGCCCTGTCCGATCCCCGTCTGGCGGCGTTTTGGCGGCTTGTGGTATGATTGCGGGCTGGCGCGCGGCGTATGGGCCCCGCCCCTCCTTTTCCACACACGAACCAGAAACGCTACAGGAACGCACCCATGGCCAAGGGCATCACCCCGCGCGCGGAAGACTACGCGCAGTGGTATATCGACGTTGTACGCAAGGCGGAGATGGCGGATCATTCCCCCGTGAAGGGGTGCATGGTCATCAAGCCGACGGGCTACGGGATCTGGGAGAAGATCCAGCAGCGGCTGGACCGGATGTTCAAGGAGACGGGCCACGTCAACGCGTATTTCCCGATGCTGATCCCGGAGAGCTTCCTGAAGAAGGAGGCGGAGCACGTGGAGGGCTTCGCGCCGGAGTGCGCCGTGGTGACGCATGGCGGCGGGAAGAAGCTGGAAGAGCCGCTGGTCATCCGGCCGACTTCGGAGACGATTATCTGGGACTCCTACCGGACGTGGATCAACTCCTACCGGGATCTTCCCATCCTTATCAACCAGTGGGCCAATGTGTGCCGCTGGGAAATGCGGACGCGGCTGTTCCTCCGGACGACGGAGTTCCTCTGGCAGGAAGGGCACACGGCGCACGCCACCCACGAGGAGGCCGAGGAAGAGACCTACAAGATGGTGCAAATCTACCGGGAGTTTGCCGAGGAATACCTGGCGATGCCGGTGCTGGTGGGGAAGAAGACGGAGAAGGAGAAGTTCGCCGGGGCGCTGCACACCTACTGCATCGAGGGCCTCATGCAGGACGGGAAGGCGCTTCAGGCGGGCACATCGCACCACTTGGGACAGAATTTCGCGAAGGCCTTCGACGTGAAGTTCCAGGACAAGGACAAGGAACTGAAGTATGTGTACGCCACGAGCTGGGGCGTGAGCACGCGGCTGATCGGGGCGATGATCATGACGCACAGCGACGACAATGGCCTGGTCATTCCGCCGCGGCTGGCTCCGCTGCCGGTGGTCATTGTGCCGATCTACCGGACCGACGAGGAGCAGGCGCTGGTGCTGGAGCAGGCGCGGGCCATGACGGAGGGCTGGGACCCGCTGTTTTACCGGATCGATGATCGCGATCACTACAAGCCGGGCTTCAAGTTTGCGGAGTGGGAGCTCAAGGGCGTACCGCTCCGCATCGAAATCGGCCCGCGCGACGTGGCCAGCGGCAACGTGGTGGCGGCGCGGCGCGACACCGGCGAGAAGGTGACGCTGCCGATGGCGGGCCTGCGCGAGAAGCTGGAGGGGCTGCTGGAGGATATCCAGGCGAGCCTGTTTACTCGGGCGCGGGAACGGACCGCCGCAAACACCCATACCGTGGACAGTTACGACGAGTACCAGGCGCGGATCAAGGAGGGCGGTTTCTTCCGGGTATTCCTCGATCACGAGAATCCGGAGGTGGAGAACCGCCTGCAGGAGGACACGAAGTCCACCATTCGCTGCATCCCCTTCGACGCGGAGCGGGAAGAGGGCGAGTGCATGATTACGGGCAAGCCCTGCCACTACCGGGTGGTGGCCGCTCAATCGTATTGACATGGGGCGCGCTTTATTGGTACACTGACAGACCGTGCGGAAACCACGGTTAGCCGAAACACAACCCATCGCCGGCCCTCCCCGGGCTCGCGCGAAATCCAATTGCGAGGGGAGGTTGAAAATTCGTGACGAAAGTTCGCGTTAAGTCCGACGAACCATTCGAAAAGGCGTTGCGCCGCTTCAAGAAGAAGTGCAACAAAGAGGGCCTGATGCAGCGCATCAAGGAAATCAAGCACTTCGAGAAGCCGAGTGAACGCCGCCGCCGCCGCCTCGCCAAGGCCATGGCCCGCGCCGTAATGGAACAGAAATAAATCCCCTGACGTTATTCTGGATGACGTATGTGACAGGGCTGGATCGCCAGCCCTGTTTTTTTGTGTCCCCCGGTCCGGGCCGAAACAGGGCCCTGGACGCCTGCTTTCGCGCGCGCATTTCTTGCCCCTTCGCGCCGATTTGACAGACGAATTTCTTTTTTGCTAGTCTGTATTGCTACATTCCACCAAGGGATAGATCTGTCTTTCGCCTCTGGATCGCGCGGGGTTGGCCTCGGCCCCGACCGGCTCTAACGCGTTGACAGTATAAACCTTACAGAAAAGGAGTTTCTGCATGGCCGTAGCTCCCCGCACCGAGCGACCCTCGCTGGGCACCATCCCAGACGTCTACGAGCTTCCCGATCTGATTGAAATCCAGACCAAGTCCTATTCGGATTTTCTTCAGTGGGACGTTCCGCCGGACGAACGCCTTTCCCAGGGCCTGCAGGAAGTTTTCCTGGATGTCTTTCCGATCGAGGCGCCCAATAAACTGACGCGCCTCGAATTCGTGCACTATTCTTTTGCGCCTCCGAAGTATACCATAGCGGAGTGCCAGGAGCGGGGGATGACCTACGCGGCGTCCCTCAAGGCGCTGCTGCGCCTGGTGCGCTATGAAGAGGTGGGGTCCGGCGCGAACCGGGAGCTGCGCGAGAAGCTGATGCTGGAGCAGGAGGTGTTTCTGGGCGAACTGCCCATTATGACGCCGACGGGCACGTTCATCATCAATGGCGCCGAGCGCGTGATTGTGAGCCAGCTCCACAAGTCGCCCGGCGTGTCCTTCGAGCGGAAGATCCACCAGAACGGCAAGCCGCTGCTTTCCGCGCGCATCATCCCCTACCGCGGGGCGTGGCTGGAGTTCGAATACGACATCAGCGACTACCTGTGGCTGACGATTGACCGGCGTTCGAAGCTGCCGGCCACGACCTTCCTGAAGGCCTTCGGCTATATCGAGGCCCAGGAGATTCTGCAGCTGTTCTACCGCTTCGAGACGATGACCTTCGGACGGACCAAGGTGAAGCTGGGTTCGGAATCGCTGGAGCCCGAAGAAGCGGTGGGCCTGTGGGTCGCCGCGGACGTGATCGACCCGGAGACGGGCGAGATTATGGCCGACGCGGCGACCGAGCTGACCCTGACCACGATCGAGCGCGTGATGGCGTCGCAAGTCCAGGAGATCCAGGTCCTGAACAAGGACGACGTGGCGCGCGACGCGACCATCGTGCATACGCTTTCCCAGGACAAGACGCAGACGCAGGAAGACGCGCTCCGCGACGTGTACGCGCGCATCCGCCCGGGCGATCCGGCCACGGACGCGACCTGCCGCACCTTCTTTCAGCGGCTGTTTTTCGATCCCAGCCGCTACGACTTCGCGCCGGTTGGCCGCTACAAGATCAACCGGAAGCTGGGCCTCCAGATCGAGCAGGACATCAAGATCCTGACCAAGGAAGACGTCGTCGCGACGCTGCAGTATCTGGTGAAGCTGCGCTCGGGCGAGGGCGTGCTCGACGACATCGACCACCTCGGCAACCGCCGCGTGCGCGCCGTGGGCGAGCTGCTGTCGAACCAGGTCCGCATCGGTCTGGTTCGCATGGAGCGGACCGTGCGCGAGCGGATGAACTTCCAGGAGGAAGATCAGCTCTCGCCGCAGACGCTGGTGAACCCCAAGCCGGTCAGCGCCGTCATCAAGGATTTCTTCGGCCGCAGCCAGCTTTCGCACTTCATGGACCAGATCAACCCGCTTGCCGAGTTGACGCACAAGCGCCGCCTGAGCGCCCTGGGGCCGGGCGGCCTGAGCCGCGAGCGCGCGGGCTTCGAGGTGCGCGACGTGCACCCGACGCACTACGGCCGCATTTGCCCGATCGAAACGCCCGAAGGCCCGAACATCGGCCTGATGGCGTCGCTTTCGACGTACTCGCGCATCAACCAGTACGGTTTCCTGGAGACGCCCTACCGAAAGGTGGACAGCGGCAAGGTCCTCGAGGACGTGGAGATGCTCTCCGCCTACGACGAGGACAACTACGTTATCGCGCAGGCGAACGCGCCGCTGGACAAGCGCAGCAAGTTCGTCAACCGCCAGGTGCTCTGCCGTCACCGGGGCGACTTCCCCCAGGCCGCGCCCGAGGGCGTGGACTACATGGACATTTCCACGAAGCAGCTCGTGAGCGTGGCGGCGGCCCTGATCCCGTTCCTGGAGCACGACGACGCGAACCGCGCGCTGATGGGTTCGAACATGCAGCGCCAGGCCGTGCCCCTGCTCAAGACCGATTCCCCGCTGGTGGGCACGGGCCTGGAGCACGTGACCGCGCGCAACTCGGGCACCGTGGTGCGCGCCGAGCGCGACGGCACGGTGGAGTACGCGGACAGCGAAGTGATCCGCATCCGCAGCAAGAAGTCGAAGAACGACAACCCCTTCCGCTCGGAAGAGGACGTGTATGTGCTGAAGAAGTACGTGCGCTCCAACCAGAACACGTGCATCACGCAGCGCCCGATCGTCTATAAGGGCGACAAGGTGCATGCGGGCGACATCATCGCGGACGGTCCGGCGACGGACAACGGCGAGCTCGCGCTTGGCCGCAACGTGCTGGTGGCGTTCCTGCCGTGGGAGGGCTACAACTTCGAGGACGCCATCATCCTGAGCGAGGAACTGGTGAAGGAAGACGTGTTCACGTCGATCCACATCCAGGTGTACGAGCTTGAGGCGCGTGACACGAAGCTGGGCCCCGAGGAAATCACGCGGGACATTCCGAACGTCAGCGAGGAGGCCCTGAAGAACCTCGACGAGAGCGGCATTGTCTGCATCGGATCGAAGGTGGGCCCGGGCGACATTCTGGTGGGCAAGGTCACGCCGAAGGGCGAGACCGAACTCGCGCCGGAAGAAAAGCTGCTCCGCGCCATCTTCGGCGAGAAGGCCGAGGATGTGCGGGACGCCTCCCTCACGATGCCGCCGGGATCCAGCGGCGTTGTGGTGGATGTAAAGGTCTGCAGCCGCAAGGACAAGGCGGCGGACGCGCAGTCGAAAAAGACGCTGCTGGCCGACGTGGCCAAGGTGAAGCGGCAGTACGACGAGCGGATCCAGGAAATCCGGACCACCTTCGTGGAGATGGTGCGCGATGACCTGGTGGGCCTGAAGATCCTCGAGGACGTGTACGACCACAAGACCGAGGAGCTGGTGCTGGAGAAGGGCAAGCGCATCCGCGTGGCGCACCTGGACAAGGGCGACTACAGCGTGCTGGCGCGCCTGCGCATTGAAGACAAAAAGACCCAGCAGCAGCTTACGCGGCTGGTGAACATGGCGGCGATGGAGGAGGCCAAGCTCATCGCCTTCCGCGACAGCCAGATCGAGCGGATGCGCAAGGGCGACGAACTGCCCCCGGGCGTCATCAAGCTGGTGAAGGTGTTCGTCGCGAAGAAGCGCCGCATGTCGGTGGGCGACAAGATGGCCGGCCGCCACGGGAACAAGGGCGTGATTGCCAAGATCGTTCCGGTGGAGGACATGCCCTTCCTGCCGGACGGCACGCCGATCCAGATCCTGCTGAACCCGCTGGGCGTGCCCTCGCGCATGAACGTGGGGCAGCTGCTGGAAACGCACCTGGGCTGGGCCGCGAAGGCGCTCGGCCTCAAGGTCGCCACCCCCGTGTTCAACGGGGCCTCGGAGGAGAAAATCCGCGAGATGCTCCGCGAGGCGGGCCTGCCGGAAACCGGCAAGATCCGGCTGCGCGACGGGCGCTCGGGCCTCGAGCTGCACCAGGACACCTGCGTGGGCCAGATTTACATGTTGAAGCTGAACCACCTGGTGGACGACAAGATCCACGCGCGCGCCATCGGGCCGTACTCGCTGGTGACGCAGCAGCCGCTGGGCGGCAAGGCGCAGTTCGGCGGCCAGCGTTTCGGTGAAATGGAAGTGTGGGCGCTCCAGGCCTATGGCGCCGCCTACACGCTTCAGGAACTGCTGACCTTCAAGTCCGACGACATCCAGGGCCGCACGAAGGCGTACGAGGCCATCGTGAAGGGCGAGCGCGAAGTGGATCCGGGGACGCCGGAGTCCTTCAACGTGCTTGTGCGCGAGATCCAGAGCCTGTGCCTTGATGTGATCAAGCTGGTGAAGGTGGACGGCACGGCGGAAATCGAAGAAGAAGACGAAGAAACGCTGGAGGACTAAGTCTTGGCCAAGTATATACCTACGACTGGTGAGCGGTTTGACGCGCTGTCAATTCGGATGGCCTCCCCCGAGGAAATCCTGAAGTGGTCCCGCGGCGAGGTCAAGAAGCCCGAAACGATCAACTACCGCACCTTCAAACCCGAGAAGGACGGCCTGTTCTGCGAGCGCATCTTCGGCCCGGTAAAGGACTGGGAGTGCGGTTGCGGGAAGTACAAGAAAGTGAAGCACCGCGGCATCACGTGCGACCGCTGCGGCGTGGAGATTACGGAGTCGAAGGTGCGCCGCGAGCGCATGGGCTGCATCAAGCTGGCCGTGCCCGTCACGCACATCTGGTTCTTCAAGACGACCCCGAGCTGCATCGGCAACCTGTTGGACCTCTCCATCCGCGCGCTCGAGCGCGTGATCTATTTTGAGAACTACATCGTCATCGATCCCGGCGACACCGGCCTCTCGAAGATGCAGACACTCAACGAGGACCAGTACCAGGACGCCCGCACCGAATACGGCGATCGATTCGTGGCGAAGATGGGCGCCGAAGGCGTACAGCAGCTGCTCGAAGAGATCGACATCGACGTGCTGAGCGAAGAGCTGCACGCGCAGTTCGCCAGCACCACGTCGGCCCAGGGCCGCGCCAAGGCGATCAAGCGCCTCAAGGTGGTGGAAGCCCTGCGCAAGTCCGGTAACAACCCGGCGTGGATGGTGCTGGACGTGATCCCCGTGATCCCGCCGGACCTGCGCCCGCTCGTGCCGCTGGAAGGCGGCCGCTACGCCACCAGCGACCTGAACGACCTGTACCGCCGCGTGATCAACCGCAACAACCGCCTGAAGCGCCTCATCGACCTGCGCGCGCCGGAAGTGATCCTGCGCAACGAAAAGCGCATGCTCCAGGAGGCGGTGGACGCGCTGTTCGACAACGGGCGCCACGGGCGCACCGTCCTCGGCGCGGGCAACCGCCCGCTCAAGTCCCTGAGCGACATGCTCAAGGGCAAGCAGGGCCGCTTCCGGCAGAACCTGCTGGGCAAGCGCGTGGACTATTCGGGCCGCTCGGTGATCGTGGTGGGCCCGGAGCTCAAGCTGCACCAGTGCGGCCTGCCGAAGTACATGGTGCTGGAGCTCTTCGAGCCCTTCATCATCCACCAGCTCAAGGAGCGGGGCATCTCCTCGACGATCAAGGCGGCGAAGCGCGCGATCGCCCAGGGACGCACCGAGGTGTGGGATATCCTCGAAGACGTGATCCGGGATCACCCCGTGCTGCTTAACCGCGCCCCCACGCTCCACCGCCTCGGCATTCAGGCGTTCCAGCCCGTGCTGATCGAAGGCAAGGCCATCCGCATTCACCCGCTGGTCTGCCGCGCGTTCAACGCGGACTTCGACGGCGACCAGATGGCCGTGCACGTGCCGCTCATGCCGGCCGCGCAGCTGGAAGCCCACCTCCTGATGATGTCCTCCTCCAACATCTTCTCGCCGTCCGACGGTTCGCCGATCGTGACGCCGTCGCAGGACATCGTCCTCGGCATCGCGTGGATGACGCGCATCCGCCCGGGCGCGAAGGGCGAGTGGAAGGATTCGTGGACGAAGGATGGCGTCATCGTGAAGCCCGGCAAGGTGTTCACGGATCCGGCCTCCGTCATCATGGCCTATGAAATGGGCGAGGCGGACATCCACGCCGCCATTAAAGTGCACACGCCCGAGGGCATCGTCGATACCTCCGTGGGCCGCGTTCTGCTGAGTGAGGGCCTGCCCGAAGAAATCACGATCCAGGATGTGAACCGCGAACACGACCAGGCCAGCATCGGCGAGGTCATCGCGAAGTGCTACAACCGGCACGGCCACAAGAAGACCTTCGAGCTGCTCGACGACCTCAAACGCACCGGGTTCAAATACGCCACGATTTCGGGCGTGTCCGTGGCCATCGGCGACATGGTCATCCCGGTGGAGAAGAAGGAGCTGATCGAGCAGGCGCAGGCCGAGGTCGAGCGTATCGACGACATGTACCAGAACGGTCTCATCACCGAGGGCGAGCGGTACAACAAGATCATCGACCAGTGGACGACGACCACCGAGCAGATCGCGTCGGTCATGTTGAAGCAGATCGAAGAGAACGAGCAGGGCTTCAGCGGCATCCACCTGATGTACCGCTCCAAGGCGCGCGGCAGCAAGTCGCAGATCCGCCAGCTGTCCGCCATGCGCGGCCTGATGGCGAAGCCGTCGGGCGACATCATCGAATCGCCGA
This is a stretch of genomic DNA from Candidatus Hydrogenedentota bacterium. It encodes these proteins:
- the rpoC gene encoding DNA-directed RNA polymerase subunit beta': MASPEEILKWSRGEVKKPETINYRTFKPEKDGLFCERIFGPVKDWECGCGKYKKVKHRGITCDRCGVEITESKVRRERMGCIKLAVPVTHIWFFKTTPSCIGNLLDLSIRALERVIYFENYIVIDPGDTGLSKMQTLNEDQYQDARTEYGDRFVAKMGAEGVQQLLEEIDIDVLSEELHAQFASTTSAQGRAKAIKRLKVVEALRKSGNNPAWMVLDVIPVIPPDLRPLVPLEGGRYATSDLNDLYRRVINRNNRLKRLIDLRAPEVILRNEKRMLQEAVDALFDNGRHGRTVLGAGNRPLKSLSDMLKGKQGRFRQNLLGKRVDYSGRSVIVVGPELKLHQCGLPKYMVLELFEPFIIHQLKERGISSTIKAAKRAIAQGRTEVWDILEDVIRDHPVLLNRAPTLHRLGIQAFQPVLIEGKAIRIHPLVCRAFNADFDGDQMAVHVPLMPAAQLEAHLLMMSSSNIFSPSDGSPIVTPSQDIVLGIAWMTRIRPGAKGEWKDSWTKDGVIVKPGKVFTDPASVIMAYEMGEADIHAAIKVHTPEGIVDTSVGRVLLSEGLPEEITIQDVNREHDQASIGEVIAKCYNRHGHKKTFELLDDLKRTGFKYATISGVSVAIGDMVIPVEKKELIEQAQAEVERIDDMYQNGLITEGERYNKIIDQWTTTTEQIASVMLKQIEENEQGFSGIHLMYRSKARGSKSQIRQLSAMRGLMAKPSGDIIESPITSNFREGLTVVEYFISSHGARKGLADTALKTADAGYLTRRLVDVAQDVNIEEMDCGTLSGVWMEPLMDGSDVIASLDERIVGRFPLDDVRIPGQSEPLVSADEEITQERAEAIMAAGLPGIMIRSVLTCQSKRGVCAMCYGRNLATGKVVELGEAVGIIAAQSIGEPGTQLTMRTFHIGGAASRQVESNEIKMLDNGTVEFNNVRTAKNRQGEEVVVNRGGEIRIISGEKKELHRYAVPAGCALYATDGQKLRKGQILYKWDPYNISIMAEQSGTVRLEGMVEGVTMRVDINPDTGLEERVITEHKQDLHPQITIHGADGEVLSFATIPAETHVVVADGAKVLAGDLLAKTPRQFSKTKDITGGLPRVAELFEARQPKDPAIISHIDGLVELGGASKGMRKVKVIPPVGKEREYTIPPGKHLNVQTGDRVYAGQRLTDGPIIPQDILAVQGEDALRRYLLDEVQQVYRLQGVRTNDKHIEVIIRQMLRKVRIKDDPGDTNFLAHQEVDKIRFAEVNEQTQKRDGRPAEAEPVLQGITKAALSTESFIAAASFQQTTRVLTEAALSGKRDDLSGLKENVIIGHLIPAGTGSPHYQDTHPQLKDKALGDFSDELEIGGVAPEDGDSDEEEAIL